DNA from Gadus chalcogrammus isolate NIFS_2021 chromosome 11, NIFS_Gcha_1.0, whole genome shotgun sequence:
GTCCAGGGCGCTCTCATGGAGCTGGGTGCTGTCGACCCCTGGGGAGCCGCCGCGGCCGCCGGGGCCTCTGCCGCCGCGGCCCCCGTGGGCTCCgctggcccctcccctccacacactgtccctctcccctcggCCTCCGGGCCGTGGGGCGCGGCGCCCGCCGACCCCTGGGGCGCGGCCTCCCCCGCCTCTCCCCAGAGTGCAGACCCCTGGGGCGGGGCCAGCCCCCCCACggtagcccctcctcctccggaccCGTGGGGCGAGACCACCAACCACAGGGCCAACAACGTGGATCCCTGGGGACCCACCGCAGGTGAGTGGCTTCCTGCTCCCGCGTACCGGCCAGGGGGATCAATACAGGGACGACCCAAGGGAACCCTCCGATGTCCTGGTCTTTGGAGGAAAACGACAAAAGCAAAAAATGTGCTCTGTTCCGCTGTCGTTGTACCGCAAGCTAACATAGAAGCCACTGCTCGTTTCCTTCTGTcatgtgtgtttccatggtgactATGGTTCTATTCATCATCCACTGTGGTGCTTTCATTTGGAAAGCCAGCATGCTGGaaccagcccccacccctcctccccccagtgTCTAAACCACAGAATGTTTCTTATCCTCTTGTCTCTACTCAGGACTCACTGTGGCCGTGAGACATCTCTCTCCCGCCATGCCCTTTTGATTTGATATGAGCTAGCCTGTTCTCCTCAGCGCCCACCACCCTGTTCCCCACCTGGTGCACGGGGGTTAGATGGGGGCGGTGAAGAAGCCTCGTGAAGCTGCTTCACCGCCCCGTCTAACACCCGTGGCGACGGGGGATGGGGGGTGTTCCAGAGGTCTTGGGGAGACCACCGCTGTTTATACTCCCAGCCATGCATGCTGCTTCCCTGTGTACTTTGGACGGTTCTTGTTCTGTTATTTTAGTtctgttaaccccccccccccctccccctcccctaccctcccTCCTTCCGTCTCCCTACCCGCTGTAGCAGTGACCCCCCCAAGTGCCGATCCCTGGGGCTCCCCAGTGGCCCCCAGCAATTCTTCATCAGGGGGGCCGATAGACCCCTGGGCGGGGAACGGGGCCCTCCCGGCCTCTGACCTTAACAATTCTGACCTGTGGAGTGGCACCGCCAAACACCCTAACGGCACAGGTACATACGTCCACGGCTCCCTGGAGTCGTAACACACAGGTCGCGCTAAAACTATAGCGCGATAGGCAGTGTTGTGCCTAAacgcgttcattgaacgatagtATAGACTgttgcgattcccattgaaactaatggcgcagtgattattcttcaaaacaagagctgctaaattgtgaaaaatgaattaaactgtaatcagacaaagcGGTtttatgctatagaccctagagtatctatggtataaaggctgggacgaatttcgaattataaatatgtacaatccataacgttagctctctggctcgatcagcggactagaatacctcctggaatcattgcttgttggccggaaacggaaaggggggctgtgtacgtttggttgtagtctttttgctTGGTTCTCCGtcccaacagtagggctagaactgagcgaaaagactacaacctaACGGgaacacccctctcccccttccgtttccggccaacaagcaatgagtcttccaaaataaatcaatgggatttacaaaatgcgctaaatgtgcaataaaacacgatagaaactgtatttcgctacgatacttgattcaaccactctatttcatcctagacgtaccagaaagggggctcaattttcaaaataccggaaaaataataatagctcacagcaacatattgaaaaaaataactatgaactagttcatttttggaactgtgaactttGTTCAAGattttgaattatgaacgtttaACTGAACTACTTCATTtaaaaatttgtgaactgaactttgaactagttcacgtaaaaagtgaactttcccaacactggtgaccagttaaacgcgttattaacggcgttaacgcaatcCAATTTTAACTGCGTTAATTtgtttatcgcgcgattaatgCAAATTCATATtagattttttatattttttttagctcaaaacaaagaagcagtagcctgactgctaagttcaaggcagtatgtttgtttgttcatcgtttaattgaaCTATAGGCCTTTTTTTGTATCtccctgttttgatcagtatatgccaatgttgttatcaataaaaaaagcacaaggcaagccgatgcatttctccatgttgataagagcattaaaattagaacaattaatgggacaaagaaatcaagggatatttaatATAGAAAAATGATTTTCGATTAATCGCGTAtgacaataatgcgattaatcgcgattaaacattttaatcgcttgacagccctaatatatatatatatatatatatatatatatatatatatatatatatatatatatatatatatatatatatacatacatacatacatacatatacatacatacatacatacacaaacaattaTTTGCCGAAGgtgaagtgaatagtggggaataaaGACCCGAGACCGAAGGtcgcctgaggtgaataattgttttagtatgaactacacgtgaacactccaaaaataaacaacttACACATTTTTGCCAGGATTTATTTGCTTTTATTagttgtatattttttttattagcgtgacgagatGACCTCTACGCCATGAAAACGATATcctgagtttgagatctcaatcatgggatattgccgaATATCCTGAGAtagcaaaccaatcaaattgcgccatcttaggaggtttacgtgtagcatatactaaatatATACGGATCAATATATATATCGGTACTCGCTGGGCAAAAGAAAATCATAACCccattatatacattattattcattaatttGCATGCTACATCTCATTCtcccttgtgtgtttgtgatagtGGTTGATCTAGAAATGTATGAGTGCATTGCACTGTGCCCACgcgtccctcctccccccccccacaccgatACAACCCCCTCTGCCTGCGTCCCTCCCAGGCGACCCCGAGAGACGGGGCTCCTCGGCCACGGGGGGCGACAGCATGGGCTCGCCGGTGCCCTTCGACCTGTCCTCCCTCGGGACCACGCTGCCGGTCCGCAAGACCCCCGAGTCGTTCCTGGGTCCCAACGCGTCGCTGGTGGACCTCGACGCACTGGTGTCATCTAAACCCAGGGCCAAGCAGCCTccgcccccctccatctcctcctcttcagcgCACAACCCTTTCCTCCAGAGTACAGGTCAGTTTAGGCTCCGCCCCCGCATGGCCGcctcttctttctctcacttGTTGAGCTGGGTAAAGCGGTTTCAGGCAGGGCATATAGGAGTCATTATTTGGTAGTGGCTCCTGATCCTCCACAAAAAGGGGTGCGACACCAAGTGCTTTTTAATGTTAATCAATAAAGTCCGATTTAAGTGTGATGATGATCCACAGTCTACCCTAATAACCAAATGGCCATTTTTCCAAGAGAGTATCTTAATATGTCAATTCtacaaaacatgaaaaaatGAACCTGATTACACGACTCTCAGCCTGTTGACTTGATTGGGTAGTTCAAGAATGAGCCTGCTTAGTATGCCTTCTCACACACTCATTGCATGTTGGTGCAATATACATGAAATGCACAATCTCTGAGACTGGGCAGGGGAATGACGATCGAGTAGAGGTAGCTTTTGTTAATGTTGTGAATCATGGTTTTTCACTCAATTACAAGGGTAGTGTTTACAAGTATTTTATTGCACCCCTAAAGCATTATATTGTTTGACGACCGGTGACCAATGGGTTAGGCACGTGACCGGGCCACGCTTCCTTGAGAGATCAGTTTTAATGACAACATATCTCTATCTTCAGTCTAGATTCAATATAGCGCAAACCACCTCTTAAGAGGTGGTTTGTCAAAAACTCTAAGCGGTTGTCAAAAACTCTCAAACAACAATTCCCGGCGGTTTAAACGGGTAAAACATcagtctttttttaatttgcggTTTAGAACAAATTAAAAATGCTTGTACAAACAAGGTCAAGGTCAAGCAATCACACTTATTCGTTAATTGTGTCTTAAATTAAAGTAACCCAGGACGTGCAAGATTTCAGATTTCTGACTTGGAGATGGTTCAGGTTTTGAACTATCTCTAAACATGAAGAAGAAAGGGCCTTTTCTACTCTTCAACCTAACCCTGAGCTCTAATGAATTCTATCCTGAGGTCACAGAGCTATCCAGCATTCAAGGCTTTTGACCAATCGTTTATACATTAAACACACTACTTAGTTCCGTCTATAGCTGTGTAACACAATGGTAGCATTTTAGATTTAAACTATTTCCCCCTGTATCAATAAGAACTCAGATTGTAATGTTCCTCAGACCATCATTTTGAATTGTAAAACAAACCTTCACTTAAATGAACACTACGATGCCCTTAACAACCATTTAATCACCAAGATCCCATGCAGAAACTGTACCTGTCTCCATCTCCCAGGCTCGTCTCCCGCCCCCGGCATGGCAGTGACCCCCGGCAGCACCATCTCAAGCAGGGGCGTGTCGCCAGCAcctccctcctgctccaacCCGTTCGGCGCCTCCATCTCACCACAGCCGTCGTCGCTGGGCCTGAGCGGCCTCCGCTCGAGCCCCGTGCCCCCCAACCCCATGCTAGGGATGGGGGGCATGGGGTCAATGGGCTCCATGGGCTCCATGGGTTCTATCGGCGTAGGCATGGGGTCTCCGGGAATGGGCCTGGGCATGATGCAGCCCAACCCCATGGGCATGCCCTACGGCGCTCTCTCGCCCATGGGGGCCACAGGCCCCTCCCTTTTCCTGGGTTCTGGAGGAGGGGTGCCTCCTCAACTGATTTTGGGGGGTCCCGGCGGAGCAGGGGGAatgatgggggcggggggaccgatgggaggagggggaggcacgACGGGAGCCAGCACCAACCCTTTTCTTCTTTGAGAAAGTTTCACCACAGCTCCCCCTCATCAGTTTTCACCTCCCCccgccgtctccctctctctccccatcacctctccccccaacacacacgcgcacacgcacacacacacacacacacacacacacacacacacacacacacacacacacacacacacacacacacacacacacacacacccacaccccccccccccccccccccccccccgttggtCCTCCTTCAACACAGAACTGTTTGTGTCCAAAACAGAAATTGGTGTACATCTATATATTTAAAGAAAAGAATCATGTAACAAATTATGGTCATTTGTTTTCCATAGAGCGCTTTACAATTTCTACTGATGGAATATGTTCTTATCTGGTCACTTAATTTCGCAGTGGGTTTTCTTGGGTGGGAAATAGAcatctatttattttgttataatcCTGTTTTAGTCCATGTATTGTTTCCGGTCCGGTCTGAGACCAGGTGGGTCTACGATGAGTAGTGTCTTCACTATTGTATACTAATACTGCACTGATAGAGAGGGAGCATGGCCACTAGAAAACAGAACAGAAACTAACTGTCCGACTCGTCTGTCCCTCTTTTCCCTCTGAAATGAAAAGCGTGCAAGAAGGATGATTTTATAACGAACTCCTGACTGGGACTTGGACTGGGAAGATTTTTAGCATTTCACAATACCAACGTTTTCACATTTTAATTTAATcttacattttaatttatttcctCCACTTTAGGGAAGACAAACACCTTGAAAATCGAGCTCAATGCCGTGATGAAGCTTTTTTCATAATTGTTGTAGAGATTTAATGGACGATCATTTATGATCTGATGGGGGAGACTGAATGTGTATTGAATGTTTGCCTCAATGtgtgaatgaaaaaaaatatgaacgCTTACGAGTATGGAAGTACGCAACATCGCAAGAATCTGTTTTAGTGTCAGTGTGTCATTCTGTCAACATCTTTTTTAGATTATATTTGTGAACCAATAAGCCAGATCCTGAATGTTAATAGTTttgcttgaaaaaaaaaatcacttctATCGATCGCTATTTAATGTTGGGACTTCAAATTTGGTAAAATATGGGTCACACATTTCGCCAATATTATTTCAATCTTTCTTTGCATTAATCAGAAGCATAGTTTATTTGTGGTCACATTTTCATCATGGGGTCCTTGGTGGACAGGGTCCCCAGAGCTCGGCTGTCCTTCATCTCATCCCTCGTTCCTGAGGGGAAGTTGCAGATGCTTGCTTAAAAAGACAATTACTTCAACAaatgaaagaagaaaaacaactgGGACTTGGTGACATGCTCCATGCTGttcttttaatttagtttgaatttattttatatCAGTGAAAAGAAAATCTTTTATCGGGTAAGATTTAACTATGTGTGGTGTTGACTGTGAACATTCACATttgaaaagtaaaataaaaaaaaaagatcaaaagaaatttatcaaataaaaagaaaaacacaaaggaTGTTTGATTGGCTCGTCTGGTTGTCTGGTGTTGGGGCAATGTGTCATGTAGGACTCGGGACTGTTCATGAAAAGTTTAGTGTTTAGGACCCCTGTAAATGATATTATGAAGCTCTTCAGCTTAGAGCTATGCTCTTTATGGTACACTCTTTCATAACTACCTCAAACGATCAACCAAGAAGACCGGTTCTTAATTTTTTGCTATTTACTAGCTTTAGATATTAACGTTGAGTTCAAACAAATAAAGGACAGGTTCAAATAGCAGCATTTTATTGCTTAGGTTATAAACAGTGTTTGATGACTGGTTGGATTCTCTACAGGGAGCTGAAGAACGCAAGCAGGCCAGTATCGGGAGAAGGTTGGGCCATCAGCTTTTGTATCTGTCAGTAAACAAAAATATAGATCAACACATAAGCAGGAATCTTGCGTAGGCTTTTCTTGCATATTTAATGAATATAAAAGGTGGTGCGGGtttctatttaaaaaataacagcCATTAAAGAGACCGACCTCCCTGAATTTGGGGTGTTTGGCGTCTTGGACCAGCTGCAGCAGGACGGCCTCGGTGGTGGTGAGGAAAGCCCCACTCTGCCTCAGACGAGAGAGGGCGAACAGACGGTCCGTCTGGCTGCAGGGAGAGCACAGGCATGAGGCACAGTGAGTTGGAGCCCCAGTCTGCTGACGCGTGAACATAACCGAGGAGAATACAGGTACCTTCTGGAGGAGACGGCATCTGCCACGATGTGGACCTCTATTCCCTTCTCTAGAAGGTCAAAGGTTGTGCACTGGGGTAGAAGAATTAAAATATGATTACAACATATTTATttagagggtgaggagatgaaTATGTAAGGCTAACATCAAATGGTCAAATGCTTTGAATTGGACACCTTATGGTATGGGAAAAGTTTTTAATATTGCTAACTTTATTGTAAATATTGAGGTCATCCTATCAGCTTCAATGGTTCACAGGACAATCACACTAGACTAtgttcataagtaaaatcattgagaaagttgtcctccagcaacttaatcacttcctggcatcaactggttgttatgacaccttccaatcaggatttcgacccctgcacagcactgagaccgccctcattaaagttgtaaatgacatccgtcttaacacagactctggcaaaacctcaatactaatgctactagacctcagtgctgcattcgacactgtagaccatacaatacttttggacaggttagaaaactgggtggggctttcaggcacagtcttaaattggttcagatcctacctacaaaataggaactactttgtttccatcggcgactttgtatcagaatcaaccaacgtgatcttaggaccctctttattcaacatctacatgctcccactagggcaaatcatgcataataacaatattgaccatcattgctatgctgatgacacgcaaatctatgtatcgctatcaccaaatgactatcggcccatagatctgctgtgccagtgcattgagcaagtgaaagactggatgtgccgaaatttccttcagctaaatgaggataaaacagagataattgtatttggtgctaaaacggaaaggcttaaacagggtatctgcaggtttcagcaagtcaaatttaagactttttaagacctttttaataccaccttgaatgaaatttaagaccttaaacccgcgatggtgggggggatcccgctgtattacaacccaagcatagcatgtgcgtcactcaatgagactcattcaagtttactttctgtctgtttattgaacataaagtgatactccagggctccagactaactttttccttgggtgcactggtgcgcctaaatttttaatctgggtgcaccagcacgtattcatggtgcacccaagttgtaaattgttgagaggggggtgacagagtctgggcccccgggcagctgcaccggttgcaccgtcgatatttacgccactgattaatagtattttcaccattaaataaatgccttcagtaagacctgggggtataccacgaacctcgttgaacatacccaggctttcttgggaaaacctggctcgacagagccgcaactcgcaatcacagttaaatggtaccacgacgctcactttagattcaattagttgaaccaggttttccgctttaggttcaatgcgcgttcacataaaaggggagtttctcgcgtcatttgactcaccctgaCTCACACCTGGGGGTTGACGTCCAGAATGCAGATGCaaatgtatttcatccaaggcgagcaatgtattattatgaactcctacgaggaattcaaagttcaaatcacagccaaggggaacacggttgcccataatatggctagggtggcgtgctggcaaaaatagccgaccgtgttaattcgtaagtgaaaagattctgcatattgtctaaaaaatattatgtatcatcatcccttttacccccatatatgtggggccccatgaattgcgagcccaagtaccgggaatgcactcgatctccgacccaatatcggacgtgcacgtcaagttgcttgcttttagtggcgtggttcaacgtctcaaatatcaaaacaaaagccTTGTAGACGCTGCAGATTCgctcgtttcggatgaaaggcgctggtccgaagcgagttatatacgccgttttgtcccttccagcagtaaaggtgttcgcgatttgagagtcagggaacatcaaaccgaagagatctcctatcccctcattcgagttgtaggactggtgcttgaccactgtgtttagaatccacaacacctccgctttcagtgttggtgtcgcaccaaatgctaccctcaggtcagtgctagcagcgcggaccgtctgcggcggtggcgccggggcagagatgcaaaacgtagaaatggctggggtctgtgtgtggctcctggcagaggttttatgttttggGTCTGCATATGGCcgacgacagccttaatccccatggtgccgagcttgaatgtaggctacttttgcacggaatgcatctggcctgttctgggttggcaacggacgctagccaacctcggaaacggacgtcttccagccaactgacgttgaacttgcatttacccattgttgcagactagctagcaagcgcgcagacatccgtttatatatgcagctagcaaaaaagtagcccctcgtacatctccttcccgaaaagtcctgcgagaaaaataaaaaataaaataaccctgccccgacaaatttaagacctccgagttataaatttaagaccagcatatgacattttgacgaaattaagactttttaaggccttaaatttagaaaaattaatttaagactttttaagacttttaagacctccgcggacaccctgttaaagtaacccaacaccttcactctctgtccctgaaaacctcaatcaaagccagaaatctaggggttatcatggattctgatttacatttcgaaagtcacatcaaatcagttacaaaatctgcatattatcaccttaaaaatgtagcaagacttagagggctcatgtccaccgaagacttacaaaaacttgtacatgcctttatcactagtaagcttgattactgcaatggtctccttacaggtctcccaaaacaaactctaaggaagcttcagcttgttcagaatgctgctgctagagttttaacaaagaccaaaaaatttgaacatattacaccaattcttaaatcgttagattggcttcctgtaggtcagagaattgattttaaaatcatgttgctaacctataaatccctacatggtttaggcccaaaatatttaactgatatgcttccactacataagccttctagaacactaagatcttctgagaccaatctgttaattatccccagagtaaacacgaaacatgggaaagcaggatttagttactatgcaacacatagctggaataaactccctgaggatttaagacttgccccaactctgagcacctttaaaacaagattgaagacttttatgtttgctttagctttctgctaaatcttaaatactttacctttattttactaaaatgcctttttaactttccctttattttctatttttacaagaaaaatacatgatctgataccagagagaaaggataagggttagagtcctgagttttgttgaataaggcctttggtctgggctagagtcctagaagctgggttagagtcctagaatattgtcctttaggtcgggttgtagtcccgacttgggttccagagagactgttgatctgatcttaaatacattgcactttcaattttaattACTAAAAagtctttttaactttcaatttaaatttcttaaatacattgcactttcactttcaattttacttactaaaaagcctttttaactttcaatttaattttctatttttaccagaaagatacatgatctgataccagagagaaaggataagggttactagaatccgggttggagtcccagagaaagtaccaagttccttttaggtcgggttggagtcccgacgcagataccagagagactgttgatctgatcttaaatacattgcactttctgttttactcatttctttgcatatgttttcttttacttatctattattttattttattgcataacaatgtttatatgtgaagcactttgagtctgccttgtgtatgaaaagtgctatataaataaagttgccttgccttgccttgcctatgttGTTTATGCTCATTGGTAATAAAGCCCTGGTTCTCACCGCAATACACGCCTGGGTCTCGATCCCACAGAGGATGGCCTGCTTGGGGTTCCCCAGAGCGAgcatctccttctccacctcctccgtcatCATGGTGAACTTGGTCTTGGCATGTGCTGTGAGCCCTTCTGCACCGAGCTCTGGCACTGTGGGGCCCAAGCCCTTGGGGTACTGCTCAGTGACAATGGGGGGGATTCCCAGGATACGACTGGCCTAGAAGATGGGAGGGAAaggttaaatgtgtgtgtgtgtgtgtgtgtgtgtgtgtgtgtgtgtgtgtgtgtgtgtgtgtgtgtgtgtgtgtgtgtgtgtgtgtgtgtgtgtgtgtgtgtgtgtgtgtgtcccacctgAAGCAATCGTGCAGCATTGCTGACTATGTTGGTGAACTGGAAGATATTGGGCCTGAATTTCTCCTGCATGTCACACAGCAACAGCACCGAGCCGTTGGTAGAAAGCCTTCCAATACCTGACACTGATATTATAACACATTAAATAAACATCTTATTGCAATGTCTACTGAAGAAGATCATAACTTGAACTTTAGTTAGACATTTTGATTGTAGATTCGATTGTAGTCTTTCGATATCTATAATGAAAACAGCTGTCACTGTTATGATTTGTAAAAGAACACTGGAGGCAAATAACGAAGATCTGGAATTTGGACAATGCAATACCAATACATTCTCACAGCGATTTAGAAAGAGGTGCATCACTTACTGGTGTTGTGTCCTGATCTGTGGAGAGTTCAACTTGCAGTGGGTTAATGTTTACCCCCGAGAGTTCACGATGTCTACATTAGGAATAGACTAGTATCTTCATCCTGGTTGCAAAAATTACGTTTGTATGGAAATATAATTTCAGTGGCATTGTTGGTCGAAAACAACTAGTCTCTAAATGTGAAGACGTAAATAGGTATCTATTTTGAAGGTTGTGTTATTACCCTTACCTCTCCCGTTGCCCAACTTCCTTACAGTGAATCCCGCCCCCATGTTAGTGTTTAGCCAATAGGATGAGGCGTACCTGAACACTCGTGTATAATACTGTCGTTGGTTCGTCCGACTGAAACAGAAATTAACACATGAATCGAAGAAcaagtttataatataaaattaAGGAAATATCTTGATCATCAAAGAATAAAAGAGGTGAAGATGTTAAGATAAGCTAATTGTTCGTTTCAATATCTGTTCCCTGATTATACCCTTTCTTATAACATCTAGTGACCGTCTCTCAGTGCAAAAACTAAAACTctattaaaggggtagttcggaattttggacatagggcctgattccgaagtgagcattggtattctatatcactggagacagttttcaacacatttcattcagtctttctagttgcagagttcgctcgtgctaggctagcgcacgtcaacgggcaatgctagcctgctattaaaaacagtcttacccactccacagtacacccgaggtaaatcaattataacgacagactataaatctaaatgtctttTTACTCACACAAAATGAAAGATTACTCACACAAaatgaaagtatttttttaattaaaacatgtgctctttattttagtttattaATCAACTTAACTTTattcaacaaaaatacaaattattTGATTGGGTAAGGAGAAATTCTTGTGATGTTTTAGCTGTGAACGTTCACATTTCAAAAATAAAATGCCAAACATGAAGTCAAATGAAAAGAACAACAAAGATAAGTGTGTTTGGCTTGTTTCATTTCCTTTTGATCTTTTACCAGGTAAAAGATGGAAATTCTC
Protein-coding regions in this window:
- the epn1a gene encoding epsin-1 isoform X2, whose amino-acid sequence is MSTSSLRRQVKNIVHNYSEAEIKVREATSNDPWGPSSSLMSEIADLTYNVVAFSEIMSMVWKRLNDHGKNWRHVYKAMTLMEYLIKTGSERVAQQCRENIYAVQTLKDFQFIDRDGKDQGVNVREKAKQLVTLLKDEERLREERIHALKTKEKMAQTSSASSAPSAPGLGGSLSLGSHSGGADPEQAWPQSSGEEDLQLQLALAMSKEEAEQFGFQHVCVRGESDDGLFTPLPTRLCSHHLTPDLPQTSTAPLEDAELRYALTLSKDMLQKEERLRRGDDLRLQMAIEESKREKPKPEEGALMELGAVDPWGAAAAAGASAAAAPVGSAGPSPPHTVPLPSASGPWGAAPADPWGAASPASPQSADPWGGASPPTVAPPPPDPWGETTNHRANNVDPWGPTAVTPPSADPWGSPVAPSNSSSGGPIDPWAGNGALPASDLNNSDLWSGTAKHPNGTGDPERRGSSATGGDSMGSPVPFDLSSLGTTLPVRKTPESFLGPNASLVDLDALVSSKPRAKQPPPPSISSSSAHNPFLQSTGSSPAPGMAVTPGSTISSRGVSPAPPSCSNPFGASISPQPSSLGLSGLRSSPVPPNPMLGMGGMGSMGSMGSMGSIGVGMGSPGMGLGMMQPNPMGMPYGALSPMGATGPSLFLGSGGGVPPQLILGGPGGAGGMMGAGGPMGGGGGTTGASTNPFLL
- the epn1a gene encoding epsin-1 isoform X4, producing the protein MSTSSLRRQVKNIVHNYSEAEIKVREATSNDPWGPSSSLMSEIADLTYNVVAFSEIMSMVWKRLNDHGKNWRHVYKAMTLMEYLIKTGSERVAQQCRENIYAVQTLKDFQFIDRDGKDQGVNVREKAKQLVTLLKDEERLREERIHALKTKEKMAQTSSASSAPSAPGLGGSLSLGSHSGGADPEQAWPQSSGEEDLQLQLALAMSKEEAEQTSTAPLEDAELRYALTLSKDMLQKEERLRRGDDLRLQMAIEESKREKPKPEEGALMELGAVDPWGAAAAAGASAAAAPVGSAGPSPPHTVPLPSASGPWGAAPADPWGAASPASPQSADPWGGASPPTVAPPPPDPWGETTNHRANNVDPWGPTAVTPPSADPWGSPVAPSNSSSGGPIDPWAGNGALPASDLNNSDLWSGTAKHPNGTGDPERRGSSATGGDSMGSPVPFDLSSLGTTLPVRKTPESFLGPNASLVDLDALVSSKPRAKQPPPPSISSSSAHNPFLQSTGSSPAPGMAVTPGSTISSRGVSPAPPSCSNPFGASISPQPSSLGLSGLRSSPVPPNPMLGMGGMGSMGSMGSMGSIGVGMGSPGMGLGMMQPNPMGMPYGALSPMGATGPSLFLGSGGGVPPQLILGGPGGAGGMMGAGGPMGGGGGTTGASTNPFLL
- the epn1a gene encoding epsin-1 isoform X1 yields the protein MSTSSLRRQVKNIVHNYSEAEIKVREATSNDPWGPSSSLMSEIADLTYNVVAFSEIMSMVWKRLNDHGKNWRHVYKAMTLMEYLIKTGSERVAQQCRENIYAVQTLKDFQFIDRDGKDQGVNVREKAKQLVTLLKDEERLREERIHALKTKEKMAQTSSASSAPSAPGLGGSLSLGSHSGGADPEQAWPQSSGEEDLQLQLALAMSKEEAEQFGFQHVCVRGESDDGLFTPLPTRLCSHHLTPDLPQTSTAPLEDAELRYALTLSKDMLQKEERLRRGDDLRLQMAIEESKREKPKPEEGALMELGAVDPWGAAAAAGASAAAAPVGSAGPSPPHTVPLPSASGPWGAAPADPWGAASPASPQSADPWGGASPPTVAPPPPDPWGETTNHRANNVDPWGPTAAVTPPSADPWGSPVAPSNSSSGGPIDPWAGNGALPASDLNNSDLWSGTAKHPNGTGDPERRGSSATGGDSMGSPVPFDLSSLGTTLPVRKTPESFLGPNASLVDLDALVSSKPRAKQPPPPSISSSSAHNPFLQSTGSSPAPGMAVTPGSTISSRGVSPAPPSCSNPFGASISPQPSSLGLSGLRSSPVPPNPMLGMGGMGSMGSMGSMGSIGVGMGSPGMGLGMMQPNPMGMPYGALSPMGATGPSLFLGSGGGVPPQLILGGPGGAGGMMGAGGPMGGGGGTTGASTNPFLL
- the epn1a gene encoding epsin-1 isoform X3, with the translated sequence MSTSSLRRQVKNIVHNYSEAEIKVREATSNDPWGPSSSLMSEIADLTYNVVAFSEIMSMVWKRLNDHGKNWRHVYKAMTLMEYLIKTGSERVAQQCRENIYAVQTLKDFQFIDRDGKDQGVNVREKAKQLVTLLKDEERLREERIHALKTKEKMAQTSSASSAPSAPGLGGSLSLGSHSGGADPEQAWPQSSGEEDLQLQLALAMSKEEAEQTSTAPLEDAELRYALTLSKDMLQKEERLRRGDDLRLQMAIEESKREKPKPEEGALMELGAVDPWGAAAAAGASAAAAPVGSAGPSPPHTVPLPSASGPWGAAPADPWGAASPASPQSADPWGGASPPTVAPPPPDPWGETTNHRANNVDPWGPTAAVTPPSADPWGSPVAPSNSSSGGPIDPWAGNGALPASDLNNSDLWSGTAKHPNGTGDPERRGSSATGGDSMGSPVPFDLSSLGTTLPVRKTPESFLGPNASLVDLDALVSSKPRAKQPPPPSISSSSAHNPFLQSTGSSPAPGMAVTPGSTISSRGVSPAPPSCSNPFGASISPQPSSLGLSGLRSSPVPPNPMLGMGGMGSMGSMGSMGSIGVGMGSPGMGLGMMQPNPMGMPYGALSPMGATGPSLFLGSGGGVPPQLILGGPGGAGGMMGAGGPMGGGGGTTGASTNPFLL